A part of Streptococcus porcinus genomic DNA contains:
- a CDS encoding DUF1761 domain-containing protein, with protein MTLIIAIVAGIINFMIGGLWYGLLFQKPWIEAQGINPEDIGKNGDGKKEMIMTLIVEVIISIVTILFLSAINAATPINALIIGIITILSGLKNYFFEQRPVKLILINESYKLVAFIIIGLALLLV; from the coding sequence ATGACACTTATTATCGCAATCGTTGCTGGAATTATCAACTTTATGATTGGCGGCCTCTGGTATGGTCTTCTCTTCCAAAAACCCTGGATAGAAGCACAAGGTATTAATCCAGAAGACATTGGCAAAAACGGAGATGGCAAAAAAGAAATGATAATGACCCTTATTGTCGAAGTTATCATTAGTATCGTAACCATACTATTTTTATCAGCCATAAACGCTGCCACACCAATCAATGCCCTAATTATTGGTATCATTACGATTCTTTCTGGTCTCAAAAACTATTTCTTTGAACAACGACCAGTTAAGTTAATTCTCATTAATGAAAGCTATAAACTGGTGGCCTTTATTATTATTGGATTAGCTTTATTATTAGTTTAA
- a CDS encoding nucleoside 2-deoxyribosyltransferase — MKIYFASPLFTEMELTFNQVLVEKIRQTYPEVEVFLPQEQGEINDKHAYADSKMIAKLDTQAVLESDLLIAILDGQVIDPGVASEIGVAYQAGIPILGLYSDLRQLGADNQQKIKALQEVGESQFAYVNLYTIGLIKLNGKVVSSSQEVLEAIGNM, encoded by the coding sequence ATGAAGATTTATTTTGCCAGTCCCTTATTTACTGAAATGGAATTGACCTTTAATCAAGTTCTTGTTGAAAAAATTAGACAGACTTATCCAGAGGTTGAAGTCTTTTTACCTCAGGAGCAGGGGGAAATTAATGATAAGCATGCCTATGCTGATTCTAAGATGATTGCGAAGCTAGATACGCAAGCGGTATTAGAAAGTGATCTACTAATTGCAATTTTAGATGGTCAAGTTATTGATCCAGGCGTTGCTTCAGAAATCGGAGTGGCTTATCAGGCAGGAATTCCCATCTTGGGACTCTATAGTGATTTGCGTCAATTAGGAGCAGATAATCAACAAAAAATAAAGGCTCTACAAGAGGTTGGGGAATCACAATTTGCTTATGTGAACCTTTATACTATTGGTCTAATCAAGTTAAATGGAAAAGTAGTTAGCTCTAGTCAAGAAGTGCTTGAGGCAATTGGTAATATGTAA
- a CDS encoding class I SAM-dependent methyltransferase, with amino-acid sequence MSKQNIYDNEIFFNEYKQLRKKEFTANNLIEIPALLSLLPDLKDRVILDLGCGFGEHCKLFVEMGAKKVVGIDISQKMIETANLKNNSPQIEYLQLAMEDITTLTQKFDLVVSSLALHYVEDFKGLVESINKLLDESGILVFSQEHPFVTCHSKGDRWTRDLSGEKLFANISNYGVEGQRKTDWFIENVEKYHRTFSTIINTLTTSGFRIEKILEPIPENNILTSFPEYKDTVHRPDFLVLRVKKIE; translated from the coding sequence GTGTCTAAACAAAACATTTATGATAATGAAATATTTTTTAATGAATATAAACAGTTACGAAAAAAAGAATTTACTGCCAATAATTTAATAGAAATACCAGCTTTATTATCTCTACTACCAGATTTGAAAGATAGAGTAATTTTAGACCTGGGTTGTGGTTTTGGAGAACATTGCAAGTTATTTGTCGAAATGGGAGCAAAAAAAGTCGTTGGAATTGACATTTCTCAAAAGATGATTGAAACAGCAAATTTGAAAAATAATAGTCCTCAAATAGAGTATCTCCAACTTGCAATGGAAGACATAACTACCCTAACGCAAAAGTTTGATCTAGTTGTCAGTTCATTAGCACTGCACTATGTTGAGGATTTTAAGGGATTAGTCGAAAGTATAAATAAACTTTTAGACGAAAGTGGAATATTAGTTTTTTCTCAGGAGCATCCTTTTGTGACTTGCCACTCCAAAGGAGATAGGTGGACAAGAGATCTTTCAGGAGAGAAACTATTTGCCAATATTTCAAATTATGGAGTTGAAGGACAAAGAAAAACGGATTGGTTCATCGAGAATGTTGAAAAATACCATCGCACTTTTTCAACTATAATTAATACTCTGACTACTTCAGGATTTAGGATAGAAAAAATATTAGAACCAATACCAGAAAACAATATTTTAACTTCTTTCCCTGAGTATAAGGATACCGTTCATAGACCGGATTTCTTAGTTTTACGAGTAAAGAAGATTGAATGA
- a CDS encoding dihydrofolate reductase family protein has product MRELNIFLHMSLDGVVEGPKGAMDIDFIAYNKELEAFAEKTLSSVDTILWGRTTYEMMYAYWPDMLGHQEATNYERRHAKWITDVRKVIASTSLKTAEWNNSTIVSENLNQYLKELKHTAGQDILVLGSPRLSRSLLSENLIDKITLTVSPTIVGNGLRLFENISSDLELISSKTFTSGALGLEYKVKH; this is encoded by the coding sequence ATGAGAGAACTTAACATTTTTTTACACATGTCACTAGATGGCGTTGTTGAAGGACCAAAAGGAGCTATGGATATTGACTTCATAGCTTACAACAAAGAATTAGAAGCTTTTGCAGAAAAAACCTTATCAAGTGTTGACACTATTTTATGGGGACGAACGACATATGAAATGATGTATGCCTACTGGCCAGACATGCTTGGTCACCAAGAAGCTACCAATTATGAACGCAGACATGCCAAATGGATTACTGACGTTAGAAAAGTGATTGCTTCTACAAGTCTTAAGACTGCTGAGTGGAACAATTCTACCATTGTGTCAGAAAACTTAAACCAATATCTCAAAGAATTGAAACATACAGCTGGTCAAGATATTTTGGTTTTAGGAAGCCCTCGACTAAGCCGTTCTTTATTATCTGAAAATCTCATTGATAAAATTACATTGACAGTCTCACCCACTATTGTTGGGAATGGCTTACGCCTCTTTGAAAACATCAGTTCCGACTTAGAGCTAATCAGCTCAAAAACTTTTACATCAGGTGCCCTGGGTTTAGAATACAAGGTAAAACACTAA
- a CDS encoding 8-oxo-dGTP diphosphatase encodes MSREIATILTNMCMIYDNQGRVLVQDKVNNSWWGITFPGGHVHPGESIVDSTIREIKEETGLDISDLEICGIKDWTNSDGSRYIVFLYKTNNFSGQLQSSDEGEVYWVNLEELKHLKLARSMDIMLEVFLRDDVSEHFFYQENGIWKDSLK; translated from the coding sequence ATGTCCCGAGAAATTGCCACTATCCTAACAAATATGTGTATGATTTATGATAATCAGGGACGGGTTTTGGTGCAAGATAAGGTCAACAATTCTTGGTGGGGTATAACCTTTCCTGGTGGTCACGTTCATCCGGGGGAGTCAATTGTAGATTCTACTATTAGAGAAATAAAAGAAGAAACAGGTTTAGACATAAGTGACTTAGAAATCTGTGGTATTAAGGACTGGACTAACTCTGATGGCTCTCGTTATATTGTGTTTCTATACAAGACCAACAATTTTTCTGGTCAGCTACAATCTTCTGATGAAGGTGAAGTATATTGGGTAAATTTGGAAGAACTTAAGCATCTAAAACTTGCCCGTTCGATGGATATTATGCTAGAGGTCTTTTTGCGAGATGATGTTAGTGAACATTTCTTCTACCAAGAAAATGGGATATGGAAAGACAGTTTGAAATAA
- a CDS encoding GNAT family N-acetyltransferase: MIRHTKLEDAKALQTICREDLGYDSSLKSIERQIDNLDQNEHHHAFVFEDDCTKEVLGFVEVQVYESIYSKRGLNILGLAVAHSYQRQGIGKQLMTYIEAWASQNKFTFIRLNSGSYRREAHAFYRSLGYDDTKKQVRFIKFLQ; this comes from the coding sequence ATGATTCGACATACCAAACTAGAAGATGCAAAAGCTTTACAAACTATTTGTAGAGAAGATTTGGGATATGACAGTTCCTTAAAATCTATTGAGCGACAGATTGATAATTTAGATCAGAACGAGCATCATCATGCATTTGTTTTTGAAGATGATTGTACTAAAGAGGTGCTAGGATTCGTTGAAGTGCAGGTCTATGAGTCTATTTATAGTAAACGTGGTCTTAATATCTTGGGATTAGCAGTCGCTCATTCATACCAAAGACAAGGTATTGGTAAGCAGTTGATGACTTATATTGAAGCATGGGCTTCTCAGAATAAGTTTACTTTTATTCGCTTAAATTCAGGATCTTACCGTAGAGAAGCGCACGCTTTTTATAGAAGTCTTGGTTATGATGATACTAAGAAGCAAGTTCGCTTTATTAAGTTTCTACAATAA
- a CDS encoding PaaI family thioesterase — MKEFKTKELKIFENYETLLVDYGHVIVSTKVVESSLNYHQTAHGGYLFALSDQISGAVSVSTGYDTVTQQSSINYFKPGKLGDILTIEGTCIHDGKKTKVNEVVIKNQKNNILTRAIFTMYVTGKREE; from the coding sequence ATGAAAGAATTTAAAACAAAAGAACTAAAAATATTTGAAAATTATGAAACACTATTAGTTGATTATGGTCATGTCATTGTGTCCACAAAAGTTGTTGAATCATCATTAAATTATCACCAGACAGCTCATGGTGGATACCTTTTTGCTTTAAGTGATCAGATTTCTGGGGCTGTAAGTGTCTCTACCGGTTATGATACAGTTACTCAACAGTCGAGTATAAATTATTTTAAACCTGGAAAGTTAGGAGATATTTTAACAATTGAAGGAACTTGTATCCATGATGGAAAAAAGACCAAAGTTAATGAAGTTGTTATTAAAAATCAAAAAAATAACATATTAACACGTGCTATTTTTACAATGTATGTGACAGGAAAACGTGAAGAGTGA